The sequence TTAGTTGTGGGCAGTAATGCCGCTTTAACCGGTATTTCCGTTTCAAGGGCTGTTAGATTTGCACAGGGTAAAAGAAACGGAATGAAAGTTATCGTTGTTGACCCGAGGATGAGTGAAACTGCATCGAAGGCCGACAAGTGGATTCCTGCAAAGCCTGGAACAAACATGCCATTCCTGATGGCTGTTTTGAGGCTCATCATCAAGAATGAGTGGTATGAAGAGGAGTTCTTAAGGAGACACACAACCGCACCGTTCCTCGTATTCGATAACAACGGCACACCTGAGGCATTTGGTCAGAATGCTAATCCAGAGGCATTGCCATTTGCTGAGAAATACTATGTGTACGATGAGTTTTCAGGTGAAGTTGTTGAGGTTGAGGGCTTCACAAACGACAATATAGGCAATAAGAAGATAAAACCAGCTCTATTTGCACCAAAGGGTTTAACATTCCAGGGCAAGCCGGCCAAGACCGCTTTTGATTATCTGTGGGAAGCGGTAAAGGATGCAACGCCTGAGTGGGCTGCAAAGTTGTGCGATATACCCGCAAAGGATATAGAAGAGACAGCCGAGATGCTTGGCACGATCAAACCTGCGAATGTCTATCTTGGATGGATGGACGGAAGGTATGAGGATGTTGTTCAGGCAAGGAAGGCCGCAGCTATCATAAATGTCTTAATTGGAGGCGTTGATAGACTTGGCGGTTGGATTTATACACCTGAATTGAGAGAGGGTATGGAGAGGTTCCACAAGGCCTATGAGTCTGGTCAGCTTAAGAATCCTATGAATCTGCTGATGGCCACAGCTATGGCTCCCGGTTTGCTTGGAATGACAGGCAAGCTTGAGGGCATGATGTATTCCGGTAAATTCCCGATGTTTAGGGGATATCCTCACTTCTCAAGAGCCTATTTTGATTACAGGGCAAAGAAAGAGGGCAAGAAGGGCATACCGTTCTCACTCTTTACCAATGCAGGCTTCCAGGAGGCCGTTGAGGGTAAGCTAACCTGGAACGGTAAACCCTATCAAATAAAATTTGCTTATATCTATTCGACAAACCCATTGAAGGATTACTATGGATATAAGAGCTGGGTAAAGACATTTACAAACCCCAACCTGAAGCTGGTTGTTGTGGATGAGATTTTGCCATCCGACATGGCGGCATTTGCCGACGTAATATTGCCGGATAAGACGTACCTTGAAAAATACAGTTCAATCATGCCTGATGGTCCTAACAGCGATATGGCAATAAGAATGAGGTTCCCAAGCGTAAGTCAGATTGGCGATGTTAAAGGTGGCGATGAAGTATTCTGTATACTATCCAATGCTATAGCTGGTAAAAGAGGCGGCGATTACTTCTCAGCATCTATGATAATCAGCCAATTTACCGGCTGGGATATGAAGACCGTATCCAAGGAATACGCAC comes from Hippea maritima DSM 10411 and encodes:
- a CDS encoding molybdopterin-dependent oxidoreductase, encoding MISLNRRDFLKLSSLVGGGLLFFRPSAKAGLYTPHYEKPKGEIKYYPNICSFCSTACDIKVRTRVDGKFKKPQKIDGNPNSTLNRGRICARGQSGIRTVYNPDRIKYPLIRVEGSKRGEWKFRKATWKEVEEYIRKKVQEHNIQPHEFAIFAGQRACAYERLGAFAFLASIGSPNMIGSPMQQCVMAEHAGANATVGTMTSHDEILVDMDNTKVMLVVGSNAALTGISVSRAVRFAQGKRNGMKVIVVDPRMSETASKADKWIPAKPGTNMPFLMAVLRLIIKNEWYEEEFLRRHTTAPFLVFDNNGTPEAFGQNANPEALPFAEKYYVYDEFSGEVVEVEGFTNDNIGNKKIKPALFAPKGLTFQGKPAKTAFDYLWEAVKDATPEWAAKLCDIPAKDIEETAEMLGTIKPANVYLGWMDGRYEDVVQARKAAAIINVLIGGVDRLGGWIYTPELREGMERFHKAYESGQLKNPMNLLMATAMAPGLLGMTGKLEGMMYSGKFPMFRGYPHFSRAYFDYRAKKEGKKGIPFSLFTNAGFQEAVEGKLTWNGKPYQIKFAYIYSTNPLKDYYGYKSWVKTFTNPNLKLVVVDEILPSDMAAFADVILPDKTYLEKYSSIMPDGPNSDMAIRMRFPSVSQIGDVKGGDEVFCILSNAIAGKRGGDYFSASMIISQFTGWDMKTVSKEYALAWRGKKPLYKANRDIALSEVSKKLGMTSKQLEKALEEKGVLILKKKEELMEEAGMPYKLPVPTFSGRVEIYSTLFAHFNHAYGVDPHWDPILKFIPFEYKKGAGLDYKPTGNEFFFAFGKVPEMTYLTTADNPLLHALVERHKEENYGFWMNPKSAARLGLKEGDKIEVENTVSGQKVKSFVHITEGIREDTVYVMSDFGFQNKKLTYASGKGVDLGRLIPYRLGPVTASAMSCQFTVKIRKI